In Sebaldella termitidis ATCC 33386, one DNA window encodes the following:
- the aguA gene encoding agmatine deiminase: MAKRIEGSTPRQDGFRMPGEFEEQKCVFMIWPERPDNWRNGGKPAQKSFADVAIAISEFEPVTVLVSNAQYKNCRNILPKNIRVVEASNDDAWVRDCGPTFVINDKGDIRGCDWEFNAWGGLVDGLYFPWANDDQIAQKVCEIEGVDSYRTDGFVLEGGSIHADGEGTLLTTEMCLLSEGRNPHMTKEEIEQKLGDYLSIDKVIWIKDGIDPEETNGHIDDVACFVKPGEVACIWTDDPENPFYKQSQDAYKTLTEATDAKGRKLKVHKLCLTKKPILLQGAEAIDSVEGTLPREDGDICIASYMNFLIVNGGVIVPQYGDENDSLAIEQIKEMFPDRKVVGVDTKEVVYGGGNVHCITQHMPKAK, translated from the coding sequence ATGGCTAAAAGAATTGAAGGTTCGACACCAAGACAAGACGGATTTAGAATGCCGGGTGAATTTGAAGAACAAAAATGTGTATTTATGATCTGGCCTGAAAGACCGGATAACTGGAGAAACGGCGGGAAACCAGCCCAGAAATCATTTGCTGATGTAGCTATAGCTATAAGTGAATTTGAGCCGGTTACAGTTTTAGTATCAAATGCACAATACAAAAATTGCAGAAACATTCTTCCAAAAAATATCCGTGTTGTAGAAGCCAGTAATGATGATGCATGGGTACGTGACTGCGGTCCGACTTTCGTAATTAACGATAAAGGAGATATTCGCGGCTGTGACTGGGAATTTAATGCATGGGGCGGTTTAGTAGACGGTTTATATTTCCCATGGGCAAATGATGATCAGATTGCTCAGAAAGTGTGTGAAATTGAAGGAGTAGACAGCTATAGAACAGACGGCTTCGTTCTGGAAGGCGGTTCTATACATGCTGACGGTGAAGGAACACTGCTTACTACAGAAATGTGTCTTTTGAGTGAAGGCAGAAATCCTCATATGACTAAAGAAGAGATAGAGCAAAAATTGGGAGATTATTTAAGTATAGATAAGGTAATATGGATAAAAGACGGAATTGATCCTGAAGAAACAAACGGTCATATTGATGATGTGGCATGCTTTGTAAAGCCAGGTGAAGTAGCATGTATCTGGACTGATGATCCGGAAAATCCATTTTACAAGCAGTCACAGGATGCATATAAAACTTTGACAGAAGCAACTGATGCTAAAGGACGTAAGCTGAAAGTCCACAAATTATGTTTAACAAAAAAACCTATTCTTTTGCAGGGAGCCGAAGCTATTGATTCTGTCGAAGGAACTCTTCCGCGTGAAGACGGCGACATATGTATCGCTTCATATATGAATTTCCTTATCGTAAACGGAGGAGTAATTGTTCCTCAATATGGTGACGAAAATGACAGTTTAGCAATAGAACAAATAAAAGAAATGTTCCCTGATAGAAAAGTGGTAGGTGTTGATACTAAAGAAGTAGTATACGGCGGTGGAAATGTCCACTGTATAACACAGCATATGCCAAAAGCAAAATAA
- a CDS encoding APC family permease translates to MSEAGQGKKKFRMLDAILAVICVVFVVEAAAPVAAIGNSQYFWWIFLMLTFLLPYGLISSELGTTYDSEGGIYDWVRNAFGRKWGSRVSWYYWINFPLWMASLAVLFPEIISLATGMQIGLIPSLLIELAFVWIIVYISFFPVSDSTWILNGAAVIKVLLAVTVGVIGTYIAFTKGVANEYTVSSLLPSFDLHSLSFISVILFNFLGFEIICTFAGDMENPNKQIPKAIVTGGLVIAAIYIFSAFGIGVAIPTAEVSTSSGLIDAIQLMTGKMTGPFISIISVLFLLTLFGNMTSWSLGVNSTASYAAENGDLPKAFAKKSKKNDMPVGTAVINGIVASIVLLLAPILPNQDLFWSFFALNLVMFLLAYIPVFPAFYKLRKIDPDKERPFKVSGSDTFLKILVVIPMILLVISIIFTGVPLSFDAETLAGTLPITIGAIICIFIGELIIIVKKIK, encoded by the coding sequence ATGAGTGAAGCAGGTCAAGGTAAAAAGAAGTTTAGAATGTTGGATGCAATACTGGCAGTAATATGTGTTGTATTCGTAGTAGAAGCAGCAGCTCCGGTTGCGGCAATCGGAAATTCCCAATATTTTTGGTGGATATTCCTGATGCTGACATTTTTACTGCCATACGGTCTAATTTCATCAGAACTAGGGACAACGTATGACAGTGAAGGAGGAATATATGACTGGGTCAGAAATGCTTTCGGCAGAAAGTGGGGCTCACGGGTTTCATGGTATTACTGGATTAATTTCCCATTATGGATGGCATCGCTGGCTGTATTATTTCCGGAAATTATATCTTTAGCAACTGGCATGCAGATAGGACTTATCCCGTCATTACTGATAGAATTGGCATTTGTCTGGATAATAGTATATATAAGTTTTTTCCCTGTTTCTGACAGTACGTGGATTTTGAACGGAGCTGCAGTAATAAAAGTACTGCTTGCGGTAACTGTCGGAGTCATTGGTACTTATATTGCTTTTACAAAAGGTGTTGCCAATGAATACACAGTTTCATCACTGCTGCCTTCATTTGATTTACACAGTCTTTCATTTATTTCGGTAATTTTATTTAATTTTTTAGGCTTTGAAATCATCTGTACCTTTGCAGGAGATATGGAAAACCCAAATAAACAAATCCCGAAAGCTATTGTTACCGGAGGACTTGTTATAGCTGCAATTTATATTTTCTCGGCTTTTGGTATAGGGGTAGCTATCCCGACTGCTGAAGTAAGTACAAGCAGCGGTTTAATAGATGCTATACAATTAATGACGGGGAAAATGACAGGGCCGTTTATTAGTATCATATCAGTATTATTTTTACTTACTCTATTTGGAAATATGACTTCATGGTCTTTAGGTGTAAACAGCACTGCAAGTTATGCAGCAGAAAATGGAGATCTGCCAAAAGCTTTCGCAAAGAAAAGCAAAAAAAATGATATGCCTGTAGGAACAGCAGTAATTAACGGTATTGTTGCATCAATTGTATTGTTATTAGCACCGATACTGCCTAATCAGGATTTATTCTGGAGTTTCTTTGCATTGAACTTAGTTATGTTCTTGCTTGCTTATATACCAGTATTCCCAGCTTTCTATAAACTTCGTAAAATTGATCCTGACAAAGAGAGACCTTTCAAAGTCTCGGGAAGTGATACATTCTTAAAAATTCTTGTTGTAATTCCGATGATTTTATTGGTTATTTCAATTATATTTACCGGGGTTCCGTTAAGTTTCGACGCGGAAACATTAGCAGGAACACTGCCGATTACAATTGGGGCAATTATATGTATTTTTATAGGCGAATTAATAATTATAGTTAAAAAAATAAAATGA